In Scatophagus argus isolate fScaArg1 chromosome 14, fScaArg1.pri, whole genome shotgun sequence, the following proteins share a genomic window:
- the ltbp3 gene encoding latent-transforming growth factor beta-binding protein 3 isoform X1 → MPSLISRLLVIWLSVHRLVWCAERSSTRERFKVVIAPLICKRICLKGQCQDTCEQGNNTTLIAENGQAADTLIGQGFRVVVCPLTCMNGGVCSSRKHCLCPPGFTGRLCQFPLQQTQQAQAARGNKQPVYPISLKPDGLKPGEHSGIGRTQLTQTHSFFTLPLTQVGHHSSEVQINLRVHHSPDTSVVIQPLDQSDVKLPQKMGPRLIPPRHKPKGRCFQETTPKQACSSTPLPVLTNQEDCCGSVGNSWGQNKCYQCPKLPNASVKQTIVEEYGSTCPQGYKRFNSTHCQDINECSMQGVCLNGDCLNTLGSFKCSCKAGFVLDRNRCVESEAPAEHAQCFLLVSESRGCTHPLPTHLTQDVCCCTVGKAWGRNCERCPQVGTASFVKICPAGKGYFLQNIRETVALTPGIFFRNTDKDEIKRPERPPETTTAAQQAPTSTSGPRVPVVKPTPPTIIRLTPGNDPFETQTKVLPEIDECKLSRNICGHGECVNSLNGHICHCHPGYHLNPQRNICEENNECESEPCGHGRGLCLNIEGGYKCLCRQGYKHMVQHGRLKCIDVNECSKQDICGVGGQCVNLPGSYNCECHSGYRSKSHRPPACEDIDECLNPNACPNEQCENTPGSYECVPCLPGHEARAGTCYDINECQKPGICPNGRCENLPGTYRCLCNEGFLPSADSKGCSDIDECEDVRLCAYGRCINTEGSFQCQCYPGYQRTQEGSHCEDINECERISNCQRGICINSMGSYYCECKKGYTLVGGRRCQDIDECAADRSLCQPYGSCENRPGSYLCVCNHGYVLSEDKHSCEAVRVLTDEKKECYLNLDDTVFCDSVLATNVTMQECCCSIGVGWGDHCEIYPCPVSQSAEFHSLCPNGLGLYFNDGPLYSLPAYQDIDECSLFADEICKKGRCENTLPGYECYCQQGFYYDSNLLECIDVNECHDESLCTNGQCINTKGSFFCNCNHPWTPDSNKKKCVMATIEDVNECENPANCKNGRCVDTPGSYYCICPPPWTLATDRNSCVTPEEQADVNECQDPSYCKNGRCENTPGSFHCFCDPPLTFSAALKQCVYDDRTAAHKDVCFLQVDEGLICSQPRNGMVVTYSECCCHYGRGWGPECNTCPARNSEMFSRLCEMHLETESDGEQDFLAAFANYNPGDSSEEDSDECSCANGRCVRSYLGTMCECNTGFRLDHSRTRCIDIDECAERVSPCKNARCVNTAGSYKCLCKHGFMATRRPNICVRRSRSR, encoded by the exons ttGTGTGTCCCCTCACGTGTATGAATGGAGGAGTATGCAGCTCAAGGAAGCACTGCCTGTGCCCGCCTGGCTTCACCGGGCGGCTCTGCCAGTTTCCACTCCAGCAGACACAGCAAGCTCAGGCAGCGCGAGGCAACAAGCAGCCTGTCTACCCCATATCTTTGAAGCCGGATGGCCTGAAACCAGGGGAGCATTCAGGCATTGGGCGTACCCagttaacacaaacacattcatttttcaccCTACCCTTGACACAAGTAGGGCACCACTCATCTGAAG tgcagaTTAATTTACGTGTCCACCACTCGCCAGACACCTCGGTTGTCATTCAACCTCTCGACCAATCAGATGTCAAGCTTCCTCAAAAGATGGGGCCGCGCCTGATCCCACCGAGACACAAACCAAAGGGACGCTGCTTCCAGGAGACCACCCCCAAACAAGCT tgcagcagcacCCCGCTTCCTGTTCTGACCAATCAGGAGGATTGCTGCGGCAGTGTGGGGAATTCATGGGGACAAAACAAGTGCTATCAGTGCCCCAAACTACCCA ATGCATCAGTCAAGCAGACCATTGTGGAAGAGTACGGCTCTACCTGTCCACAAGGCTATAAAAGATTCAACAGCACACACTGTCAAG ATATCAACGAGTGCTCCATGCAGGGTGTCTGTCTGAACGGCGACTGTCTGAACACACTGGGCAGCTTCAAATGCTCCTGCAAGGCCGGTTTTGTGTTGGACAGAAATAGATGTGTTG AGTCAGAGGCTCCAgctgagcatgctcagtgctTCCTGCTGGTGTCCGAGTCCAGGGGCTGCACGCATCCACTGCCTACCCACCTCACCCAGGACGTGTGCTGCTGCACGGTGGGCAAAGCCTGGGGACGCAACTGTGAAAGGTGTCCTCAGGTGGGGACAG cgTCCTTCGTTAAGATCTGCCCTGCTGGGAAAGGCTACTTTCTTCAAAATATAAGAGAGACAGTGGCCTTGACTCCCGGCATCTTTTTCCGCAATACTGACAAGGATG agatAAAGCGGCCG GAGAGGCCTCCAGAGACGACGACTGCTGCCCAGCAGGCTCCCACCAGCACCAGCGGTCCTCGTGTGCCTG TTGTTAAGCCCACCCCTCCGACAATCATCCGATTGACCCCAGGCAACGACCCCtttgaaacacagacaaaagtctTGC CAGAGATAGATGAATGCAAGCTAAGCAGGAACATTTGTGGTCACGGGGAGTGTGTGAACAGCCTGAACGGCcacatctgtcactgtcaccCTGGCTACCATCTCAACCCGCAGAGGAACATCTGTGAGG aaaataatgaatgtgaGTCAGAACCGTGTGGCCACGGCAGAGGCCTTTGCCTCAACATAGAGGGAGGTTACAAATGCCTCTGTCGTCAGGGCTATAAACACATGGTGCAGCATGGGAGACTCAAGTGCATTG ATGTGAATGAGTGCTCCAAGCAAGACATCTGTGGTGTTGGAGGCCAGTGTGTGAACCTGCCCGGTTCTTATAACTGTGAATGTCACAGCGGTTATAGGAGCAAGTCACACCGTCCTCCAGCCTGTGAAG ACATAGATGAGTGTTTGAATCCCAACGCATGTCCCAATGAGCAGTGTGAGAACACGCCAGGCTCCTATGAGTGCGTCCCTTGCTTGCCTGGTCACGAGGCTCGCGCCGGCACCTGCTATG ACATCAATGAGTGTCAGAAGCCTGGCATCTGTCCGAACGGGCGCTGTGAGAACCTCCCCGGTACTTACCGCTGCTTGTGCAACGAGGGCTTCCTCCCATCTGCAGACAGCAAAGGCTGCAGTG ACATTGATGAGTGTGAGGACGTCAGGCTGTGTGCTTATGGCCGATGCATCAATACAGAAGGCTCCTTCCAGTGCCAGTGTTACCCAGGATACCAGCGCACACAGGAAGGCAGCCACTGTGAAG ATATCAATGAGTGTGAGAGGATATCAAACTGTCAGAGGGGCATCTGTATCAACAGTATGGGCTCGTACTATTGTGAGTGCAAGAAGGGCTACACGTTGGTCGGAGGCCGGAGATGCCAAG ACATAGACGAATGTGCGGCAGACAGAAGTCTCTGCCAGCCCTACGGCTCTTGTGAGAACAGACCGGGCTcgtatttgtgtgtctgcaatCACGGCTATGTCCTCTCAGAGgacaaacacagctgtgagg CGGTTCGAGTGCTGACGGATGAGAAGAAGGAGTGCTACCTGAACCTCGATGACACTGTGTTCTGCGACAGCGTCCTGGCCACCAACGTCACCATGCAGGAGTGCTGCTGCTCCATTGGAGTTGGATGGGGCGATCACTGCGAGATCTACCCCTGTCCCGTGTCCCAGTCAG CTGAGTTCCATTCCCTGTGTCCAAATGGACTAGGCCTCTACTTCAATGATGGACCCCTGTATAGCCTACCTGCTTACCAAG ACATTGACGAGTGTTCTTTGTTTGCCGATGAAATCTGCAAGAAGGGTCGCTGTGAGAACACGCTGCCGGGCTACGAGTGCTACTGTCAACAGGGCTTCTACTATGACAGCAACCTTCTCGAGTGCATTG ATGTCAATGAATGCCACGATGAGTCCCTGTGTACAAATGGTCAATGCATCAACACCAAAGGGTCCTTTTTCTGCAACTGTAACCACCCCTGGACTCCAGATTCCAATAAGAAGAAGTGTGTGATGGCAACAATAGAAG atgtgaatgaatgtgagaACCCAGCCAACTGTAAGAATGGCCGCTGTGTGGACACTCCAGGGTCGTACTACTGCATCTGCCCTCCGCCCTGGACCCTGGCCACCGACCGTAACAGCTGTGTGACTCCTGAGGAGCAGGCTG ATGTGAATGAGTGCCAGGACCCCTCGTACTGTAAGAATGGGAGGTGTGAGAACACGCCCGGCtcctttcactgtttttgcGACCCTCCCCTCACCTTCAGTGCAGCGCTGAAACAGTGCGTCTATGACG ATCGCACTGCAGCCCACAAGGACGTGTGTTTCCTGCAGGTTGATGAGGGCTTGATCTGTAGCCAGCCCAGGAACGGCATGGTGGTGACCTACTCAGAGTGCTGCTGTCACTACGGTCGCGGCTGGGGGCCCGAGTGCAACACCTGTCCAGCCCGAAACTCAG aaatgttcagtCGTCTGTGTGAGATGCACCTGGAGACTGAGTCTGATGGGGAGCAGGATTTCCTGGCAGCTTTTGCCAACTACAACCCAg GCGACAGTTCAGAGGAGGATTCAGATGAATGCAGCTGTGCAAATGGCCGCTGCGTTCGCTCCTACCTGGGCACCATGTGTGAATGTAACACAGGCTTTAGGCTGGACCACTCTCGCACCCGCTGTATAG atattgATGAGTGTGCAGAACGCGTCAGTCCATGCAAGAACGCTCGCTGCGTGAACACTGCTGGCTCGTACAAGTGCCTCTGCAAACATGGCTTTATGGCCACACGCAGGCCAAACATATGTGTCCGTCGCAGTCGAAGTCGGTAA
- the ltbp3 gene encoding latent-transforming growth factor beta-binding protein 3 isoform X3 gives MPSLISRLLVIWLSVHRLVWCAERSSTRERFKVVIAPLICKRICLKGQCQDTCEQGNNTTLIAENGQAADTLIGQGFRVVVCPLTCMNGGVCSSRKHCLCPPGFTGRLCQFPLQQTQQAQAARGNKQPVYPISLKPDGLKPGEHSGIGRTQLTQTHSFFTLPLTQVGHHSSEVQINLRVHHSPDTSVVIQPLDQSDVKLPQKMGPRLIPPRHKPKGRCFQETTPKQACSSTPLPVLTNQEDCCGSVGNSWGQNKCYQCPKLPNASVKQTIVEEYGSTCPQGYKRFNSTHCQDINECSMQGVCLNGDCLNTLGSFKCSCKAGFVLDRNRCVESEAPAEHAQCFLLVSESRGCTHPLPTHLTQDVCCCTVGKAWGRNCERCPQVGTASFVKICPAGKGYFLQNIRETVALTPGIFFRNTDKDEIKRPERPPETTTAAQQAPTSTSGPRVPVVKPTPPTIIRLTPGNDPFETQTKVLQNNECESEPCGHGRGLCLNIEGGYKCLCRQGYKHMVQHGRLKCIDVNECSKQDICGVGGQCVNLPGSYNCECHSGYRSKSHRPPACEDIDECLNPNACPNEQCENTPGSYECVPCLPGHEARAGTCYDINECQKPGICPNGRCENLPGTYRCLCNEGFLPSADSKGCSDIDECEDVRLCAYGRCINTEGSFQCQCYPGYQRTQEGSHCEDINECERISNCQRGICINSMGSYYCECKKGYTLVGGRRCQDIDECAADRSLCQPYGSCENRPGSYLCVCNHGYVLSEDKHSCEAVRVLTDEKKECYLNLDDTVFCDSVLATNVTMQECCCSIGVGWGDHCEIYPCPVSQSAEFHSLCPNGLGLYFNDGPLYSLPAYQDIDECSLFADEICKKGRCENTLPGYECYCQQGFYYDSNLLECIDVNECHDESLCTNGQCINTKGSFFCNCNHPWTPDSNKKKCVMATIEDVNECENPANCKNGRCVDTPGSYYCICPPPWTLATDRNSCVTPEEQADVNECQDPSYCKNGRCENTPGSFHCFCDPPLTFSAALKQCVYDDRTAAHKDVCFLQVDEGLICSQPRNGMVVTYSECCCHYGRGWGPECNTCPARNSEMFSRLCEMHLETESDGEQDFLAAFANYNPGDSSEEDSDECSCANGRCVRSYLGTMCECNTGFRLDHSRTRCIDIDECAERVSPCKNARCVNTAGSYKCLCKHGFMATRRPNICVRRSRSR, from the exons ttGTGTGTCCCCTCACGTGTATGAATGGAGGAGTATGCAGCTCAAGGAAGCACTGCCTGTGCCCGCCTGGCTTCACCGGGCGGCTCTGCCAGTTTCCACTCCAGCAGACACAGCAAGCTCAGGCAGCGCGAGGCAACAAGCAGCCTGTCTACCCCATATCTTTGAAGCCGGATGGCCTGAAACCAGGGGAGCATTCAGGCATTGGGCGTACCCagttaacacaaacacattcatttttcaccCTACCCTTGACACAAGTAGGGCACCACTCATCTGAAG tgcagaTTAATTTACGTGTCCACCACTCGCCAGACACCTCGGTTGTCATTCAACCTCTCGACCAATCAGATGTCAAGCTTCCTCAAAAGATGGGGCCGCGCCTGATCCCACCGAGACACAAACCAAAGGGACGCTGCTTCCAGGAGACCACCCCCAAACAAGCT tgcagcagcacCCCGCTTCCTGTTCTGACCAATCAGGAGGATTGCTGCGGCAGTGTGGGGAATTCATGGGGACAAAACAAGTGCTATCAGTGCCCCAAACTACCCA ATGCATCAGTCAAGCAGACCATTGTGGAAGAGTACGGCTCTACCTGTCCACAAGGCTATAAAAGATTCAACAGCACACACTGTCAAG ATATCAACGAGTGCTCCATGCAGGGTGTCTGTCTGAACGGCGACTGTCTGAACACACTGGGCAGCTTCAAATGCTCCTGCAAGGCCGGTTTTGTGTTGGACAGAAATAGATGTGTTG AGTCAGAGGCTCCAgctgagcatgctcagtgctTCCTGCTGGTGTCCGAGTCCAGGGGCTGCACGCATCCACTGCCTACCCACCTCACCCAGGACGTGTGCTGCTGCACGGTGGGCAAAGCCTGGGGACGCAACTGTGAAAGGTGTCCTCAGGTGGGGACAG cgTCCTTCGTTAAGATCTGCCCTGCTGGGAAAGGCTACTTTCTTCAAAATATAAGAGAGACAGTGGCCTTGACTCCCGGCATCTTTTTCCGCAATACTGACAAGGATG agatAAAGCGGCCG GAGAGGCCTCCAGAGACGACGACTGCTGCCCAGCAGGCTCCCACCAGCACCAGCGGTCCTCGTGTGCCTG TTGTTAAGCCCACCCCTCCGACAATCATCCGATTGACCCCAGGCAACGACCCCtttgaaacacagacaaaagtctTGC aaaataatgaatgtgaGTCAGAACCGTGTGGCCACGGCAGAGGCCTTTGCCTCAACATAGAGGGAGGTTACAAATGCCTCTGTCGTCAGGGCTATAAACACATGGTGCAGCATGGGAGACTCAAGTGCATTG ATGTGAATGAGTGCTCCAAGCAAGACATCTGTGGTGTTGGAGGCCAGTGTGTGAACCTGCCCGGTTCTTATAACTGTGAATGTCACAGCGGTTATAGGAGCAAGTCACACCGTCCTCCAGCCTGTGAAG ACATAGATGAGTGTTTGAATCCCAACGCATGTCCCAATGAGCAGTGTGAGAACACGCCAGGCTCCTATGAGTGCGTCCCTTGCTTGCCTGGTCACGAGGCTCGCGCCGGCACCTGCTATG ACATCAATGAGTGTCAGAAGCCTGGCATCTGTCCGAACGGGCGCTGTGAGAACCTCCCCGGTACTTACCGCTGCTTGTGCAACGAGGGCTTCCTCCCATCTGCAGACAGCAAAGGCTGCAGTG ACATTGATGAGTGTGAGGACGTCAGGCTGTGTGCTTATGGCCGATGCATCAATACAGAAGGCTCCTTCCAGTGCCAGTGTTACCCAGGATACCAGCGCACACAGGAAGGCAGCCACTGTGAAG ATATCAATGAGTGTGAGAGGATATCAAACTGTCAGAGGGGCATCTGTATCAACAGTATGGGCTCGTACTATTGTGAGTGCAAGAAGGGCTACACGTTGGTCGGAGGCCGGAGATGCCAAG ACATAGACGAATGTGCGGCAGACAGAAGTCTCTGCCAGCCCTACGGCTCTTGTGAGAACAGACCGGGCTcgtatttgtgtgtctgcaatCACGGCTATGTCCTCTCAGAGgacaaacacagctgtgagg CGGTTCGAGTGCTGACGGATGAGAAGAAGGAGTGCTACCTGAACCTCGATGACACTGTGTTCTGCGACAGCGTCCTGGCCACCAACGTCACCATGCAGGAGTGCTGCTGCTCCATTGGAGTTGGATGGGGCGATCACTGCGAGATCTACCCCTGTCCCGTGTCCCAGTCAG CTGAGTTCCATTCCCTGTGTCCAAATGGACTAGGCCTCTACTTCAATGATGGACCCCTGTATAGCCTACCTGCTTACCAAG ACATTGACGAGTGTTCTTTGTTTGCCGATGAAATCTGCAAGAAGGGTCGCTGTGAGAACACGCTGCCGGGCTACGAGTGCTACTGTCAACAGGGCTTCTACTATGACAGCAACCTTCTCGAGTGCATTG ATGTCAATGAATGCCACGATGAGTCCCTGTGTACAAATGGTCAATGCATCAACACCAAAGGGTCCTTTTTCTGCAACTGTAACCACCCCTGGACTCCAGATTCCAATAAGAAGAAGTGTGTGATGGCAACAATAGAAG atgtgaatgaatgtgagaACCCAGCCAACTGTAAGAATGGCCGCTGTGTGGACACTCCAGGGTCGTACTACTGCATCTGCCCTCCGCCCTGGACCCTGGCCACCGACCGTAACAGCTGTGTGACTCCTGAGGAGCAGGCTG ATGTGAATGAGTGCCAGGACCCCTCGTACTGTAAGAATGGGAGGTGTGAGAACACGCCCGGCtcctttcactgtttttgcGACCCTCCCCTCACCTTCAGTGCAGCGCTGAAACAGTGCGTCTATGACG ATCGCACTGCAGCCCACAAGGACGTGTGTTTCCTGCAGGTTGATGAGGGCTTGATCTGTAGCCAGCCCAGGAACGGCATGGTGGTGACCTACTCAGAGTGCTGCTGTCACTACGGTCGCGGCTGGGGGCCCGAGTGCAACACCTGTCCAGCCCGAAACTCAG aaatgttcagtCGTCTGTGTGAGATGCACCTGGAGACTGAGTCTGATGGGGAGCAGGATTTCCTGGCAGCTTTTGCCAACTACAACCCAg GCGACAGTTCAGAGGAGGATTCAGATGAATGCAGCTGTGCAAATGGCCGCTGCGTTCGCTCCTACCTGGGCACCATGTGTGAATGTAACACAGGCTTTAGGCTGGACCACTCTCGCACCCGCTGTATAG atattgATGAGTGTGCAGAACGCGTCAGTCCATGCAAGAACGCTCGCTGCGTGAACACTGCTGGCTCGTACAAGTGCCTCTGCAAACATGGCTTTATGGCCACACGCAGGCCAAACATATGTGTCCGTCGCAGTCGAAGTCGGTAA
- the ltbp3 gene encoding latent-transforming growth factor beta-binding protein 3 isoform X2 translates to MPSLISRLLVIWLSVHRLVWCAERSSTRERFKVVIAPLICKRICLKGQCQDTCEQGNNTTLIAENGQAADTLIGQGFRVVVCPLTCMNGGVCSSRKHCLCPPGFTGRLCQFPLQQTQQAQAARGNKQPVYPISLKPDGLKPGEHSGIGRTQLTQTHSFFTLPLTQVGHHSSEVQINLRVHHSPDTSVVIQPLDQSDVKLPQKMGPRLIPPRHKPKGRCFQETTPKQACSSTPLPVLTNQEDCCGSVGNSWGQNKCYQCPKLPNASVKQTIVEEYGSTCPQGYKRFNSTHCQDINECSMQGVCLNGDCLNTLGSFKCSCKAGFVLDRNRCVESEAPAEHAQCFLLVSESRGCTHPLPTHLTQDVCCCTVGKAWGRNCERCPQVGTASFVKICPAGKGYFLQNIRETVALTPGIFFRNTDKDEIKRPERPPETTTAAQQAPTSTSGPRVPVVKPTPPTIIRLTPGNDPFETQTKVLPEIDECKLSRNICGHGECVNSLNGHICHCHPGYHLNPQRNICEENNECESEPCGHGRGLCLNIEGGYKCLCRQGYKHMVQHGRLKCIDVNECSKQDICGVGGQCVNLPGSYNCECHSGYRSKSHRPPACEDIDECLNPNACPNEQCENTPGSYECVPCLPGHEARAGTCYDINECQKPGICPNGRCENLPGTYRCLCNEGFLPSADSKGCSDIDECEDVRLCAYGRCINTEGSFQCQCYPGYQRTQEGSHCEDINECERISNCQRGICINSMGSYYCECKKGYTLVGGRRCQDIDECAADRSLCQPYGSCENRPGSYLCVCNHGYVLSEDKHSCEAVRVLTDEKKECYLNLDDTVFCDSVLATNVTMQECCCSIGVGWGDHCEIYPCPVSQSAEFHSLCPNGLGLYFNDGPLYSLPAYQDIDECSLFADEICKKGRCENTLPGYECYCQQGFYYDSNLLECIDVNECHDESLCTNGQCINTKGSFFCNCNHPWTPDSNKKKCVMATIEDVNECENPANCKNGRCVDTPGSYYCICPPPWTLATDRNSCVTPEEQADRTAAHKDVCFLQVDEGLICSQPRNGMVVTYSECCCHYGRGWGPECNTCPARNSEMFSRLCEMHLETESDGEQDFLAAFANYNPGDSSEEDSDECSCANGRCVRSYLGTMCECNTGFRLDHSRTRCIDIDECAERVSPCKNARCVNTAGSYKCLCKHGFMATRRPNICVRRSRSR, encoded by the exons ttGTGTGTCCCCTCACGTGTATGAATGGAGGAGTATGCAGCTCAAGGAAGCACTGCCTGTGCCCGCCTGGCTTCACCGGGCGGCTCTGCCAGTTTCCACTCCAGCAGACACAGCAAGCTCAGGCAGCGCGAGGCAACAAGCAGCCTGTCTACCCCATATCTTTGAAGCCGGATGGCCTGAAACCAGGGGAGCATTCAGGCATTGGGCGTACCCagttaacacaaacacattcatttttcaccCTACCCTTGACACAAGTAGGGCACCACTCATCTGAAG tgcagaTTAATTTACGTGTCCACCACTCGCCAGACACCTCGGTTGTCATTCAACCTCTCGACCAATCAGATGTCAAGCTTCCTCAAAAGATGGGGCCGCGCCTGATCCCACCGAGACACAAACCAAAGGGACGCTGCTTCCAGGAGACCACCCCCAAACAAGCT tgcagcagcacCCCGCTTCCTGTTCTGACCAATCAGGAGGATTGCTGCGGCAGTGTGGGGAATTCATGGGGACAAAACAAGTGCTATCAGTGCCCCAAACTACCCA ATGCATCAGTCAAGCAGACCATTGTGGAAGAGTACGGCTCTACCTGTCCACAAGGCTATAAAAGATTCAACAGCACACACTGTCAAG ATATCAACGAGTGCTCCATGCAGGGTGTCTGTCTGAACGGCGACTGTCTGAACACACTGGGCAGCTTCAAATGCTCCTGCAAGGCCGGTTTTGTGTTGGACAGAAATAGATGTGTTG AGTCAGAGGCTCCAgctgagcatgctcagtgctTCCTGCTGGTGTCCGAGTCCAGGGGCTGCACGCATCCACTGCCTACCCACCTCACCCAGGACGTGTGCTGCTGCACGGTGGGCAAAGCCTGGGGACGCAACTGTGAAAGGTGTCCTCAGGTGGGGACAG cgTCCTTCGTTAAGATCTGCCCTGCTGGGAAAGGCTACTTTCTTCAAAATATAAGAGAGACAGTGGCCTTGACTCCCGGCATCTTTTTCCGCAATACTGACAAGGATG agatAAAGCGGCCG GAGAGGCCTCCAGAGACGACGACTGCTGCCCAGCAGGCTCCCACCAGCACCAGCGGTCCTCGTGTGCCTG TTGTTAAGCCCACCCCTCCGACAATCATCCGATTGACCCCAGGCAACGACCCCtttgaaacacagacaaaagtctTGC CAGAGATAGATGAATGCAAGCTAAGCAGGAACATTTGTGGTCACGGGGAGTGTGTGAACAGCCTGAACGGCcacatctgtcactgtcaccCTGGCTACCATCTCAACCCGCAGAGGAACATCTGTGAGG aaaataatgaatgtgaGTCAGAACCGTGTGGCCACGGCAGAGGCCTTTGCCTCAACATAGAGGGAGGTTACAAATGCCTCTGTCGTCAGGGCTATAAACACATGGTGCAGCATGGGAGACTCAAGTGCATTG ATGTGAATGAGTGCTCCAAGCAAGACATCTGTGGTGTTGGAGGCCAGTGTGTGAACCTGCCCGGTTCTTATAACTGTGAATGTCACAGCGGTTATAGGAGCAAGTCACACCGTCCTCCAGCCTGTGAAG ACATAGATGAGTGTTTGAATCCCAACGCATGTCCCAATGAGCAGTGTGAGAACACGCCAGGCTCCTATGAGTGCGTCCCTTGCTTGCCTGGTCACGAGGCTCGCGCCGGCACCTGCTATG ACATCAATGAGTGTCAGAAGCCTGGCATCTGTCCGAACGGGCGCTGTGAGAACCTCCCCGGTACTTACCGCTGCTTGTGCAACGAGGGCTTCCTCCCATCTGCAGACAGCAAAGGCTGCAGTG ACATTGATGAGTGTGAGGACGTCAGGCTGTGTGCTTATGGCCGATGCATCAATACAGAAGGCTCCTTCCAGTGCCAGTGTTACCCAGGATACCAGCGCACACAGGAAGGCAGCCACTGTGAAG ATATCAATGAGTGTGAGAGGATATCAAACTGTCAGAGGGGCATCTGTATCAACAGTATGGGCTCGTACTATTGTGAGTGCAAGAAGGGCTACACGTTGGTCGGAGGCCGGAGATGCCAAG ACATAGACGAATGTGCGGCAGACAGAAGTCTCTGCCAGCCCTACGGCTCTTGTGAGAACAGACCGGGCTcgtatttgtgtgtctgcaatCACGGCTATGTCCTCTCAGAGgacaaacacagctgtgagg CGGTTCGAGTGCTGACGGATGAGAAGAAGGAGTGCTACCTGAACCTCGATGACACTGTGTTCTGCGACAGCGTCCTGGCCACCAACGTCACCATGCAGGAGTGCTGCTGCTCCATTGGAGTTGGATGGGGCGATCACTGCGAGATCTACCCCTGTCCCGTGTCCCAGTCAG CTGAGTTCCATTCCCTGTGTCCAAATGGACTAGGCCTCTACTTCAATGATGGACCCCTGTATAGCCTACCTGCTTACCAAG ACATTGACGAGTGTTCTTTGTTTGCCGATGAAATCTGCAAGAAGGGTCGCTGTGAGAACACGCTGCCGGGCTACGAGTGCTACTGTCAACAGGGCTTCTACTATGACAGCAACCTTCTCGAGTGCATTG ATGTCAATGAATGCCACGATGAGTCCCTGTGTACAAATGGTCAATGCATCAACACCAAAGGGTCCTTTTTCTGCAACTGTAACCACCCCTGGACTCCAGATTCCAATAAGAAGAAGTGTGTGATGGCAACAATAGAAG atgtgaatgaatgtgagaACCCAGCCAACTGTAAGAATGGCCGCTGTGTGGACACTCCAGGGTCGTACTACTGCATCTGCCCTCCGCCCTGGACCCTGGCCACCGACCGTAACAGCTGTGTGACTCCTGAGGAGCAGGCTG ATCGCACTGCAGCCCACAAGGACGTGTGTTTCCTGCAGGTTGATGAGGGCTTGATCTGTAGCCAGCCCAGGAACGGCATGGTGGTGACCTACTCAGAGTGCTGCTGTCACTACGGTCGCGGCTGGGGGCCCGAGTGCAACACCTGTCCAGCCCGAAACTCAG aaatgttcagtCGTCTGTGTGAGATGCACCTGGAGACTGAGTCTGATGGGGAGCAGGATTTCCTGGCAGCTTTTGCCAACTACAACCCAg GCGACAGTTCAGAGGAGGATTCAGATGAATGCAGCTGTGCAAATGGCCGCTGCGTTCGCTCCTACCTGGGCACCATGTGTGAATGTAACACAGGCTTTAGGCTGGACCACTCTCGCACCCGCTGTATAG atattgATGAGTGTGCAGAACGCGTCAGTCCATGCAAGAACGCTCGCTGCGTGAACACTGCTGGCTCGTACAAGTGCCTCTGCAAACATGGCTTTATGGCCACACGCAGGCCAAACATATGTGTCCGTCGCAGTCGAAGTCGGTAA